A single region of the candidate division KSB1 bacterium genome encodes:
- a CDS encoding tetratricopeptide repeat protein, with product MSRAVLIALICCAVTVCANPRQEVKRGNRAAQDSLNDAALLHYKTALEQGADTSVVMYDLGNVMYQQQQFDKAEQAYIGSLGPDQLPDEQSHTLYNLGNSYFESQKYDKAIAAYVESLKRNPADDEARYNLELARRMLQQQQQQKQQDKQQDKPQQKQDSTQQQQNQDQKQDQDQQQQQDQQQQQDQQQEQEPAEQAQPQAGKQMSKQEAERLLNALLSNEQQALKDVKKIKVAARKKREKDW from the coding sequence ATGAGTCGAGCGGTGCTGATCGCTTTGATCTGTTGCGCGGTGACGGTCTGTGCTAACCCGCGGCAGGAGGTCAAGCGCGGCAATCGAGCCGCGCAAGACAGCCTGAATGACGCCGCCTTGCTGCATTACAAGACCGCGCTCGAACAGGGAGCCGACACGTCCGTCGTGATGTACGACCTCGGCAACGTCATGTACCAGCAGCAGCAGTTCGACAAAGCGGAGCAGGCCTACATCGGATCGCTCGGTCCCGACCAACTGCCGGACGAGCAAAGCCACACGCTTTACAATCTGGGGAACTCCTATTTCGAGAGTCAGAAATACGATAAAGCCATCGCGGCTTATGTCGAGTCGCTCAAGCGCAACCCGGCCGATGACGAGGCGCGCTACAACCTTGAATTGGCGCGGCGCATGCTGCAACAACAGCAACAGCAGAAGCAGCAAGACAAGCAGCAGGATAAACCGCAGCAAAAGCAGGACTCGACCCAGCAGCAGCAGAATCAAGATCAGAAGCAGGATCAAGATCAACAGCAGCAGCAGGATCAGCAGCAGCAGCAAGATCAGCAGCAGGAGCAGGAACCAGCGGAACAGGCCCAACCACAAGCCGGCAAGCAGATGTCCAAGCAAGAAGCCGAGCGGCTGCTGAACGCGTTGCTGTCTAACGAACAACAGGCGCTGAAAGACGTAAAGAAGATTAAGGTGGCGGCGCGGAAGAAACGCGAGAAGGACTGGTGA